The following proteins are encoded in a genomic region of Candidatus Kryptobacter tengchongensis:
- a CDS encoding 3-oxoacyl-[acyl-carrier protein] reductase — MDLGLKDKVAIVTASSKGLGKACAVGLVREGAKVVICARNEDELEKTKDEIKRNLNGEILSIRADVTKYEDVKNLVKSTVDNFGTVHILVTNAGGPPAGYFENFSDDDWNKAFNLNFMSTVRLIREVLPYMKSQKWGRIINITSVTVRQPIDNLILSNSIRMSVVGLAKTLALQLARYNILINNVAPGYTLTDRVKFVIEQQAKNTGKTFEQVKEELAKDIPLGRLADPEELANVVVFLASEKASYITGVTIPVDGGWIKGVF, encoded by the coding sequence ATGGATTTAGGGCTTAAAGATAAAGTTGCAATAGTTACAGCATCAAGCAAGGGATTAGGCAAAGCGTGCGCCGTTGGATTGGTTCGTGAGGGGGCAAAAGTTGTCATCTGTGCCAGAAATGAAGACGAACTTGAAAAAACTAAAGATGAAATCAAAAGGAATTTAAATGGCGAAATTCTCTCAATTCGTGCAGATGTCACAAAATATGAAGATGTAAAAAATCTTGTCAAATCAACCGTTGATAACTTTGGAACCGTCCATATACTTGTCACAAACGCTGGGGGACCGCCAGCAGGTTATTTTGAAAATTTTTCTGACGATGATTGGAATAAGGCTTTTAATTTGAATTTTATGAGCACTGTAAGATTAATAAGGGAAGTCTTACCTTATATGAAATCGCAAAAATGGGGTAGGATAATTAACATAACATCTGTTACAGTCAGACAACCAATTGATAATCTCATACTTTCAAATTCAATTCGTATGTCTGTCGTTGGGCTTGCGAAAACTCTTGCTCTTCAACTTGCCCGATACAACATCTTAATTAACAATGTAGCTCCAGGCTACACGCTTACGGACAGAGTTAAGTTTGTAATAGAACAACAGGCTAAAAATACAGGAAAAACATTTGAGCAGGTCAAAGAGGAACTCGCAAAAGATATCCCACTTGGTAGATTGGCTGACCCAGAAGAACTTGCAAATGTTGTCGTCTTCCTTGCTTCTGAAAAAGCAAGTTATATAACTGGCGTCACAATCCCAGTTGACGGTGGCTGGATAAAAGGAGTTTTCTGA
- a CDS encoding Por secretion system C-terminal sorting domain-containing protein, translating to MKTKMIQLMRNLVVLLFLSYNLYAQIVKSPPYEKYVDSTKITFSWRTISASDSRVKIGKTQNFELGEFIDTAKTSNHEVTITGLEPATIYYVQIASYGIVKDSVRFITSTSSDSRSTGRINVYFNKSVDTTVSIWQKAVGNVDLKAKLIERINQARYSIDVCIYNFSGTVASQIADALVNAKNRGVKIRFITERENYNPTRAGYSKLINAGIPILLDNTDGYMHNKFVVIDYRDSNSWDNVWVITGSWNFTDEGTNRDFQNVIEIQDRAIAGAFTQEFEEMWGSSGDFPDTLRSKFGLNKTDNTPHVFNIKGKRVEVYFSPSDMVASKIISAINQANFSIFFALLTFTNSNLSNAINARYNAGVRNIKGILDNNTDQGSQYPFLSTFSEVLIDTDKTAQLHHKYCLIDPTHIYSDPILITGSYNWSNSAETRNDENVIIVYDTLLVNLYLQEFVARYKQNGGSGVITFVKKVESEPMDFELYQNYPNPFNSETNITYTLPFGGFVSLKIFDLLGREVFTAVNSYQEAGKYQLNLRFDGVNLSSGVYFYRLDLNNSERHISRTKKMIIIK from the coding sequence ATGAAAACAAAAATGATCCAATTAATGAGAAATTTAGTTGTCTTACTCTTTCTTTCCTACAATCTTTACGCTCAAATTGTAAAATCCCCACCTTATGAAAAATATGTTGACTCAACAAAGATAACATTTTCATGGCGAACGATCTCAGCCTCGGATTCAAGAGTTAAAATTGGAAAAACGCAAAATTTTGAGCTTGGTGAGTTTATTGACACGGCAAAAACTTCAAATCACGAGGTAACCATCACAGGGCTTGAACCTGCCACAATCTATTATGTTCAAATCGCATCTTATGGCATTGTTAAGGATTCTGTTCGTTTTATTACATCAACCTCATCCGACTCAAGATCAACTGGTAGAATAAATGTTTACTTCAATAAAAGCGTTGATACAACTGTGAGCATTTGGCAAAAGGCAGTGGGAAATGTTGACCTAAAAGCTAAGCTGATTGAGAGGATAAATCAAGCGAGGTATTCAATTGATGTTTGTATTTATAATTTTTCTGGCACGGTTGCAAGCCAAATTGCCGATGCTCTTGTCAATGCAAAGAATCGGGGGGTTAAAATTAGATTTATAACTGAAAGAGAAAATTACAACCCAACTCGTGCGGGCTATTCAAAATTAATAAATGCTGGCATTCCAATCCTTCTTGATAATACCGATGGTTATATGCATAATAAATTTGTCGTGATTGATTACAGAGATTCAAACTCGTGGGATAATGTATGGGTTATAACGGGTTCGTGGAACTTTACTGATGAGGGGACAAACCGAGATTTTCAAAATGTGATAGAGATTCAAGATAGAGCTATTGCGGGTGCATTTACACAAGAATTTGAGGAGATGTGGGGAAGCTCCGGGGATTTCCCTGATACATTGAGGTCAAAATTCGGTTTAAATAAAACTGACAACACTCCGCATGTTTTTAACATCAAGGGCAAAAGGGTTGAAGTTTATTTCAGTCCTTCTGATATGGTTGCGTCAAAAATTATTAGTGCGATAAATCAGGCAAACTTCTCAATCTTTTTTGCACTTTTAACATTTACAAATTCAAACCTTTCAAATGCAATTAATGCACGATACAATGCTGGCGTGAGAAATATAAAGGGAATACTTGACAACAATACTGATCAGGGAAGCCAATATCCTTTCCTTTCAACTTTTTCGGAAGTTTTGATTGACACGGATAAAACAGCTCAACTACATCACAAATACTGTTTAATTGATCCGACGCATATTTATTCAGATCCAATTTTAATCACTGGTTCTTACAACTGGTCAAACTCTGCCGAAACACGCAATGATGAAAATGTTATTATAGTCTATGATACGCTTCTTGTAAACCTTTATCTTCAAGAGTTTGTTGCAAGATATAAGCAAAATGGCGGAAGCGGTGTGATAACTTTTGTTAAAAAGGTTGAAAGTGAACCGATGGATTTTGAACTTTATCAAAATTATCCAAACCCATTTAATTCAGAAACAAATATAACTTACACGCTTCCGTTTGGTGGATTTGTAAGTTTGAAAATTTTTGACCTCCTTGGTAGAGAAGTTTTCACGGCAGTAAATTCATATCAAGAAGCAGGGAAGTATCAGTTGAATTTAAGGTTTGATGGTGTTAATTTAAGTTCAGGAGTTTATTTCTATCGGCTTGATCTTAACAATTCGGAGCGTCATATTTCAAGGACAAAGAAGATGATCATTATAAAGTAG
- a CDS encoding Threonine/homoserine efflux transporter RhtA codes for MKTGDLRGYLSIATATLFWGFSATIAKFLFKHEVDLLTLVQMRSTLSFVVLFLILFALKREYVKISKSDIPRFALLGVIGIAGSNFTYYFTLNQINVATAIIMQYTAPVLVVLYAVLSGSERVTPVKIISTILSLVGCSLVVRIFDVQFLNLSKIGVISGVASALCWAFFNIYGKRISSRYNIWTNLTFGLMFAGLFWLFFNPPWKIFNSGYTLNDWLIFFAFAMISVLIPYFFYFNGLKHILSSSAIITSTLEPVIAIVSAWIIVGEKLSLIQIVGSVLVLKSVVLLQIKRETS; via the coding sequence TTGAAGACGGGTGATTTAAGAGGTTATTTGAGCATAGCGACAGCAACGCTTTTCTGGGGATTTTCGGCAACAATTGCAAAATTTTTATTTAAGCATGAGGTTGACCTTCTCACACTTGTTCAAATGAGATCAACTCTTTCATTTGTTGTTTTATTTTTGATTCTTTTCGCATTAAAAAGGGAATATGTCAAAATCTCAAAGAGTGATATCCCCCGCTTTGCATTGCTTGGCGTCATCGGAATTGCTGGCTCAAACTTTACATATTACTTTACTTTAAATCAGATAAATGTCGCAACTGCTATAATTATGCAGTATACGGCTCCTGTTCTTGTAGTTCTTTATGCTGTTTTATCTGGAAGTGAAAGAGTCACACCTGTTAAGATAATTTCAACGATTCTTTCTCTTGTTGGATGCTCGCTTGTGGTTCGTATATTTGATGTTCAGTTTTTGAATTTGAGTAAAATTGGAGTGATAAGTGGTGTTGCTTCGGCTCTGTGTTGGGCATTTTTTAACATCTATGGGAAAAGAATCAGTTCAAGATATAATATCTGGACAAATTTAACATTTGGATTGATGTTTGCAGGGCTCTTCTGGCTTTTCTTCAATCCGCCATGGAAAATTTTTAACTCGGGCTATACCTTAAATGACTGGCTTATTTTCTTTGCCTTTGCAATGATCTCTGTTTTGATACCTTATTTTTTCTATTTCAATGGGTTAAAGCATATTCTCTCATCGTCTGCGATTATAACAAGCACGCTTGAGCCGGTTATCGCTATTGTCTCCGCATGGATAATTGTTGGAGAAAAGTTATCTTTAATTCAGATCGTTGGTTCTGTGCTTGTCTTAAAATCTGTTGTTTTATTGCAAATAAAAAGAGAAACAAGTTGA
- a CDS encoding tRNA (guanosine-2'-O-)-methyltransferase — protein sequence MRTERRIERVKYVLSHRQDDLTVVVENIHDPHNVSAIIRTCDAVGVFMINLVYTIEQFPDIGKKSSAGAMKWVYRRNFKSVDECYNTLRDEGFKIYATKIVEGAKSLYELDLTKKIAFVFGNEHRGVSDEASEKADGIFMIPMFGMVQSLNVSVACAVTLYEALRQRLLAGHYDKQKLNPEIFEKVFLEWIEK from the coding sequence TTGAGAACCGAAAGGAGAATTGAAAGAGTAAAATATGTCCTCTCTCACAGACAAGATGATTTGACCGTCGTGGTTGAAAACATTCATGACCCACACAATGTAAGCGCTATAATAAGAACTTGTGATGCGGTTGGTGTTTTTATGATAAACCTTGTGTATACGATTGAACAATTCCCAGACATCGGGAAAAAATCAAGCGCAGGGGCAATGAAGTGGGTTTATAGAAGAAATTTTAAAAGTGTGGATGAATGTTATAATACATTGAGAGATGAAGGATTTAAAATTTATGCGACTAAGATCGTTGAAGGCGCAAAGTCACTCTATGAACTTGATCTAACGAAGAAGATTGCTTTTGTATTTGGGAATGAACATCGTGGCGTTTCAGACGAAGCAAGTGAAAAAGCCGATGGAATTTTCATGATACCAATGTTTGGGATGGTTCAAAGTTTAAATGTTTCAGTTGCATGTGCTGTAACCCTTTATGAAGCGTTAAGGCAACGACTTTTAGCAGGTCATTACGATAAACAGAAGTTAAACCCTGAGATTTTTGAAAAGGTTTTTCTTGAATGGATTGAAAAATAA
- a CDS encoding TatD DNase family protein — MLIDTHAHIYWESYDNDREEMLKRAIDSGIKYIICPGTDIETSIKAIELAEKYDFVYAGVGFHPHDAVKAGEKELEKIEELSYHPKVVAIGEIGLDFHYNFSPREKQIEVFKKQIQIAKRRNLPVIIHNRESHKEIFEVLESEIDDKWTGFGKLADGKLPPPRGVFHAFSGNVKDAWRAINLGFYISISGVITFKNAGNLIDVVREIQPEHLLVETDSPFLTPHPFRGKRNEPMYVNFVAEKIAQIQGLTVEDIERTTTFNVYRLFRIGSKPEPKIAYKIRNSLCLNITLRCNADCVFCDRKGEAIVKGYFLKIDHEPTAEEFIKEIGDPKQYDEIVFVGYGEPTIRLDVVKEVARYVKEHGGKTRLDTDGHGNIINKRNIVPELVGLIDVVSISLNSIDPIEYGRLMNIDGEKFHPAMIEFAKECKKYGIETIMTIVGIDGIDVEKHRKFVEEEIGVKFRYRPLF; from the coding sequence ATGTTAATTGACACACACGCACATATTTACTGGGAAAGTTACGATAACGATAGAGAGGAGATGTTGAAGAGGGCAATTGATTCGGGCATTAAATATATCATTTGTCCAGGGACAGATATTGAAACAAGTATAAAAGCGATTGAGCTTGCTGAGAAATACGATTTTGTCTATGCTGGAGTTGGGTTTCATCCACATGATGCGGTAAAAGCGGGTGAAAAGGAGCTTGAAAAAATTGAAGAGCTGAGCTATCATCCAAAGGTTGTCGCAATTGGTGAAATAGGGCTTGATTTTCACTATAACTTTTCACCTCGGGAAAAGCAAATTGAGGTCTTCAAAAAGCAAATTCAAATCGCAAAAAGGAGAAATCTTCCGGTTATAATTCACAATAGGGAGTCGCATAAGGAAATTTTTGAGGTTCTTGAATCCGAAATAGATGATAAATGGACAGGTTTTGGGAAACTTGCTGATGGTAAACTACCACCACCACGAGGCGTTTTTCATGCGTTTAGTGGAAATGTCAAGGATGCGTGGAGAGCTATAAATCTTGGATTTTATATCTCAATCTCTGGTGTTATAACTTTCAAGAACGCTGGAAATTTAATTGATGTTGTGCGTGAGATTCAGCCAGAGCATTTGCTTGTTGAAACGGATTCCCCATTTCTTACACCGCATCCATTCCGTGGGAAAAGGAATGAGCCGATGTATGTCAACTTTGTGGCTGAGAAAATCGCACAAATTCAGGGTTTAACGGTTGAAGATATTGAAAGGACAACAACTTTCAATGTTTATCGTCTTTTTAGAATCGGAAGTAAGCCTGAACCTAAAATTGCGTATAAAATCAGAAATTCGCTTTGCCTTAACATAACTTTGCGTTGCAATGCCGATTGCGTTTTCTGCGATAGAAAAGGTGAAGCCATAGTTAAAGGTTATTTTTTAAAAATTGATCATGAGCCAACGGCGGAAGAATTTATAAAAGAAATCGGTGACCCAAAACAATACGATGAAATCGTCTTCGTTGGTTACGGCGAACCAACGATACGACTTGATGTTGTCAAAGAAGTGGCAAGATATGTGAAAGAACATGGTGGAAAAACTCGTCTTGATACAGATGGTCATGGGAATATAATAAATAAAAGAAATATCGTCCCCGAGCTCGTGGGTTTAATTGATGTTGTTTCAATTAGTTTAAATTCAATTGATCCGATTGAATATGGAAGATTGATGAACATAGATGGAGAAAAATTTCACCCAGCGATGATTGAATTCGCAAAGGAGTGCAAAAAATATGGGATAGAAACAATTATGACAATAGTTGGAATAGATGGAATTGATGTTGAAAAACATAGAAAATTTGTTGAAGAAGAAATCGGAGTAAAATTTAGATATAGACCTTTATTTTAA
- a CDS encoding L-serine dehydratase has product MPSIFDILGPVMIGPSSSHTAGAAKLGYVARQLLGAEPGRAEITLYNSFARTYKGHGTDRAIIGGILGMKPDDEMLRDSLEIAKKMGLKYEFKLIMKAPKLHPNSARIKLHDLGGNSIEMVGSSLGGGRIEIVEIEGFKVSFSVMTHTIVIIADDIPGSIAHISGAIAEKNINIANMFVSREEKLANMIIEVDQDVPEDVLKKIRSFGWVHYVRLVEPIF; this is encoded by the coding sequence ATGCCGAGTATATTTGACATACTTGGACCTGTGATGATAGGTCCATCAAGTTCGCACACTGCTGGAGCTGCTAAACTTGGTTATGTTGCAAGGCAGCTTCTTGGGGCTGAACCAGGCAGAGCAGAGATAACTCTTTATAATTCGTTTGCGAGGACTTATAAGGGACACGGAACCGATAGAGCGATAATTGGTGGAATTCTCGGGATGAAGCCTGATGATGAGATGTTAAGAGATTCACTTGAAATAGCCAAAAAGATGGGGTTGAAATATGAATTCAAACTTATAATGAAAGCCCCAAAACTTCACCCTAATTCCGCACGAATAAAGCTACATGACTTAGGTGGAAATAGCATTGAAATGGTTGGCTCATCCCTTGGTGGCGGAAGAATTGAAATAGTTGAGATTGAGGGATTTAAAGTTAGTTTTTCCGTTATGACCCACACAATTGTGATAATTGCGGATGATATCCCAGGGAGCATTGCTCACATAAGCGGGGCAATTGCTGAAAAGAATATAAACATCGCAAATATGTTCGTATCAAGAGAGGAAAAACTTGCAAATATGATAATTGAAGTTGATCAAGATGTTCCAGAAGATGTTCTTAAGAAAATTCGTTCTTTTGGATGGGTTCATTATGTTAGGCTTGTTGAACCGATTTTTTAA
- a CDS encoding L-serine dehydratase: MEINSFEDILRYSEQMNATIPEVMIEYEIRKTGKSREQVIEGVRKILNVMIESVNNGLARDVKSPSGLLDNFAKKVYNAKVNVLTVNFQKAIARAMAVSEVNACMGRIAAAPTAGSSGIIPAVITTMMEEHGIDEDRAIEGLLVASAIGLLIVKNASVAGSEAGCMGETGSAAAMGASAIVYLLGGNNKQIESAACFAIEGAMGLVCDPIAGLVEIPCIFRNAIGVANAFTSAQIALSGVESIIPLDEVILAMNEVAELMSPKLKETAQGGLANTKTAREIQRRFIYQIDIGK, encoded by the coding sequence ATGGAGATAAATTCTTTTGAAGATATTTTGAGATATTCAGAACAGATGAATGCGACAATTCCAGAGGTGATGATAGAATATGAAATCCGTAAGACTGGAAAAAGTCGGGAACAGGTAATTGAAGGTGTGAGGAAAATTTTAAATGTTATGATAGAGTCAGTCAATAATGGATTGGCTCGGGATGTTAAATCGCCAAGTGGTCTGCTTGATAATTTTGCGAAGAAAGTTTACAACGCGAAAGTGAATGTTTTGACTGTCAATTTTCAGAAGGCAATTGCCAGAGCCATGGCGGTAAGTGAAGTTAACGCATGTATGGGAAGAATTGCTGCTGCCCCAACAGCTGGTTCATCTGGAATTATCCCAGCTGTTATAACAACAATGATGGAGGAACATGGTATAGACGAAGACAGGGCGATTGAAGGATTGCTTGTTGCTTCGGCAATTGGTTTGTTAATTGTAAAAAATGCTTCGGTAGCTGGTTCAGAAGCAGGATGTATGGGTGAAACTGGAAGTGCAGCAGCAATGGGGGCTTCAGCAATTGTTTATCTTCTTGGCGGAAATAATAAGCAAATTGAAAGCGCCGCATGTTTTGCAATTGAAGGAGCGATGGGTTTAGTTTGTGACCCAATCGCTGGGCTCGTTGAAATCCCTTGCATCTTTAGAAACGCTATAGGTGTTGCAAATGCCTTTACCTCAGCGCAGATCGCTCTTTCTGGGGTTGAGTCAATTATTCCGCTTGATGAGGTAATACTTGCAATGAATGAAGTCGCTGAGTTGATGTCGCCAAAACTTAAAGAGACTGCACAGGGTGGACTTGCCAATACTAAAACTGCAAGGGAAATCCAAAGAAGATTCATTTATCAAATTGACATCGGAAAATAA
- a CDS encoding N-terminal double-transmembrane domain-containing protein, whose product MTFLNPTFLFALFASAIPVLIHLFNLRRLKTVEFSSIKFLKELQRSRIRSLKIKQIILLLIRVLAIVFLVLAFSRPVIKGYLFKPMIAGHARSSVVIILDNTLSMASTDEKGRFINQAKSIAQSIMDILTESDEFALIRLSDIPNIATDGFTHNISFMRKLIDETEFTYTHKKLYDALAVSSKIIEKSKNLNREIYIISDMQKSEFDFPSDTVNRKFKLPPDVRVFTINVGEFKEQNFSVDKVEIKNKVIFPGRTLSLEAIVSNHGKVNMSNYVVSVFLNGRRVAQKSINLKYDASQTVDFNILTEELSGFVDGFVEIEDDNFNFDNRRYFSFFIPGEIRILLAGDEGDIKFLKLALSTVHEIYKRSFFKINQVSLQTLSSVDFSNFDVVFLVKPIQIDRATSGRLKNFVSNGGALVLFMGSNANLQALNQNFNSIFNIPEFEGIARQKMLFSKIDITHPIFEGVFTEKPKKFDSPEIREYVKFKTNYGFTSIIELADGSPFLIEKNEGSGKILIFTTEPTDKASDLPYKGIFIPLIFQSILYITTPSGLKTEYSIGDTAEVRIDFMRKFYGQILKDLKLLRPDGSDFAFELSGGNFLKINQATIPGIYAISGGNRNAVLKLAFNPPYEEFKYKKVNEEEIISFLNRVGIKQYKMVEHSDGIKVREEILRARYGVELWKVFLVLSIFMFLAESLISRKM is encoded by the coding sequence ATGACCTTTTTAAACCCAACTTTTTTGTTTGCGCTTTTTGCCTCAGCAATACCAGTTTTGATCCACCTATTTAACCTTAGAAGGTTAAAAACCGTTGAATTCAGCAGCATTAAATTTTTAAAAGAACTTCAACGCTCAAGGATACGCTCGTTAAAGATAAAGCAGATAATTCTTTTGCTCATCCGTGTTCTTGCTATTGTTTTTCTTGTCCTTGCTTTTTCAAGACCTGTGATAAAGGGTTACCTTTTTAAGCCAATGATCGCTGGGCATGCGAGAAGCAGTGTGGTTATAATTCTTGATAACACCTTGAGCATGGCCTCAACAGATGAAAAAGGAAGATTTATAAACCAAGCGAAGTCAATTGCTCAAAGCATCATGGATATTTTGACCGAGTCAGACGAATTTGCACTTATTCGCTTATCAGATATTCCCAATATCGCAACTGATGGATTTACCCATAACATCTCATTTATGAGAAAACTTATTGACGAGACGGAGTTTACTTATACGCATAAAAAACTTTATGATGCTCTCGCGGTTTCAAGCAAAATTATTGAAAAGTCAAAGAATTTAAATCGTGAAATTTACATCATTTCTGATATGCAAAAAAGCGAATTTGATTTTCCTTCTGATACGGTCAATCGCAAATTTAAATTGCCCCCTGATGTTCGTGTTTTTACAATAAATGTTGGTGAATTTAAGGAACAAAATTTTTCTGTTGATAAAGTTGAAATCAAAAATAAGGTGATCTTCCCAGGTCGGACGCTCTCGCTTGAGGCGATTGTTTCAAATCATGGGAAAGTAAACATGTCAAACTATGTCGTCAGCGTCTTTTTGAACGGGAGAAGGGTTGCGCAGAAAAGCATCAACTTGAAATATGATGCATCGCAAACAGTTGATTTTAACATCTTAACAGAAGAACTATCTGGCTTTGTTGATGGATTTGTTGAAATTGAAGATGATAACTTCAACTTTGATAACAGGCGATATTTTTCATTCTTTATACCAGGTGAGATAAGAATTTTGCTTGCTGGTGATGAAGGTGATATTAAATTTTTAAAACTTGCCCTTTCAACAGTTCATGAAATTTACAAGAGGTCATTTTTCAAGATAAATCAAGTTTCACTTCAAACTCTTTCAAGTGTTGATTTTTCAAATTTTGATGTTGTTTTTCTTGTTAAACCAATTCAAATTGATAGGGCAACTTCAGGGCGATTGAAAAACTTTGTCTCAAATGGTGGAGCGCTTGTTTTATTTATGGGAAGTAATGCGAATCTCCAGGCTTTAAATCAAAACTTCAATTCAATTTTTAACATTCCTGAATTTGAAGGTATCGCAAGACAAAAAATGCTCTTCTCAAAAATTGATATAACTCACCCTATCTTTGAAGGTGTTTTTACAGAGAAACCGAAAAAATTTGACTCACCCGAGATAAGAGAATATGTTAAATTTAAAACAAATTATGGCTTTACATCTATAATTGAACTCGCTGATGGAAGTCCGTTTTTGATTGAAAAGAACGAAGGGAGCGGGAAAATCCTTATTTTTACAACTGAGCCGACAGATAAAGCTTCTGATTTGCCTTACAAAGGAATTTTCATCCCACTTATTTTTCAGTCTATTTTATACATAACAACTCCATCTGGACTGAAAACAGAGTATTCAATTGGTGACACAGCTGAAGTGAGGATAGATTTCATGAGAAAATTTTATGGGCAGATTTTAAAAGATTTAAAGCTTTTAAGACCTGATGGAAGTGATTTTGCTTTTGAATTAAGTGGTGGCAATTTCCTGAAGATAAATCAGGCGACAATTCCAGGGATTTATGCAATTTCTGGCGGAAATAGAAACGCTGTTTTAAAGCTTGCGTTTAACCCACCCTATGAAGAGTTTAAGTATAAGAAGGTAAATGAAGAGGAGATAATTTCTTTTTTGAACAGGGTTGGAATAAAGCAATATAAGATGGTTGAACATTCGGACGGGATCAAGGTTAGGGAAGAGATTTTAAGGGCAAGATATGGTGTTGAGTTATGGAAGGTTTTTCTTGTTCTTTCAATTTTTATGTTTCTTGCTGAAAGCTTGATTTCAAGGAAGATGTAA